CCTTAGGTAAACTCAGACCAGAATGCAGCATTTCACAGTGACAATGGAGTAACACAGAAAGCTGtgactttgaaagaaaacatctaAAAATCCGGATGCTAACTATAACACAAATCCATTTCTAAATCACAACTGTAGTTATTTCAAAGTAAGCAGGTACCTATCCTATTCATAACGAAATAATAGTAATACTAGAAAAATCTTAGGAATGCAGATGGTTAACTTCAAGGCTATACTATACATATATTTCGTCTATAAAAGTTCACTAAGAAGTCTGACTATTCAAATCTACATAACAACACTGACACCAACCCTCACTCGGTAAATGTTAATACTACacgtacacacacacacacagctagACATATCGGCAAGCAGAGGGGGGGGGGCAACTACAAGAGCCGGCAACGCCGCTACAGTACTGTTATCCTAGAAAACTTCGTCGCTTCTGCTGCCCCTTCAAACACCTCCTGAAAGATACACACAAGCTGCAAACATCCCAGCCTGCTCAGCTAAGAGAAGCACGGAGGCCTGGAAGCCCCACTACCCACCCCATTACAGCCCGGAGTCACTGTCCCCTCCTGCATGCGACACAGTATTAGAAAGAGAATACTTTCCACCCCCCCTCTTCCTGACACCCAGGTGCGCCGTCCCCTCCTTCCGCTACTTTAATTCCTTTCCCGCTTCCCTAACAAGACCCTCGCCAGCCCTAAGGAAGGGGGCACCTTCCTGCTTCACCCGTGTCGCCGCAGTCCAGAGGCTGAAAGCCCAGCGCGCTTCCCTCGCCTCTCTCCTCCACGCCCTCCCGAGCTCCGCCGCGCCGGCTGCCGGCCCGGGCCAAGGGCGCGGAAGCGGCCCCAGCAGCCACCTCGCCTTCTTCCTCGGGGGGCCTCCGCCGCCAGACTCCGCCGGTGTCCGGCGGGCCCGGAGCCGCAGCTGCCAGGGCGGGAGCGGCCGCAGGTCTCGCAGGGAGCCGCACCCAAGCGGGGAGGGGAGCGGCGGGCCGCCGCAGAGCCCCCCGCGGAGGGACGGCCTAACCCCACGCCGGCCCGGCAGGCCGCCGCCGGCGAGGAGACGGGAAGCGGCCCGGCGGCCGCGCCAGAGGAGGGCGGGAGACGAACGCGGGAGAACCGCCACCAtcccgcccccccccccagcacacacacacacacacacacacacccgaCAAACCTCTGACCGCCGCTTCCTCTTCTGCCTCAGCGTTCCTACCGCGGGCGGGCAGGGGCGAAAGGGCCGAAGAAgcgggggaggaggaggagaaggtggcGGTGGCGGAGGAGGATCCGGTCTCACCCAGGCTGCGGAGGCGGCGGCCACTGGGCGCGCAGGCGCGCGCTGCCCTTCGCCGCCTCACCCCCGCAACATCACCGCCGCGCGCCGGCCGTTACGCTGCGCCCCGCCTCTCCCTGCGCGCGCTCGGAACGGGGAGAGGCGcggaaggggaaggagaggaagggagggtgCGGGAGCGCGAAGGCCGGTCCCGCCCCGAGTCCGCCCTCGGTTCCGGTCCCTCTCCTCACACGGCCAGCGCCAGGGGCGGGGCAGCAGAGGGGCCCCGAGAGGAGCCGCGGGAGCTCGAGGAGGGGCGGAGGGCACAGCGCCCTCTGTTGGCGGGAGCGGGCACTGCATCCCTAAGGCCCCGCTGCCCAGCGGCGAAGGGCCCAGCGCCGGGGGCAGCACGGGCCGAGCTCGGCTCCTGCCTGCCTCAcagccttccttccttcttcccgTTGTTTCCTTCTGCGGGAGGAGGCCCCAGGCagctgtaacttttttttatgACCGAATGCGGGAGCCTCAGAGGCGAGGTTTGCCTGCCCGTGGAGCGAGCGAGCGAACGAACCAATGAACGAACGAGCCCTGAGGCTTGAGAGGCCTTGAGGCTGCGGCCCGGGGGGGGAGCAACAGGCAAGGGAGGCGGGAGAAGGCTGAAGGCTGAAGTCTTgactgagggaaagaaaaatccttaaGCAACTTTTTGAATCTAAGGAGtaggttgggttgtttttttgtttgtttgtttaggggggagttgtttgttttttgtttttcaaattccCATTATATCTATCTGCCAAGAAAAAGGCCAGGAATTTTAAAAGGTGAAAGCCTAATCTGATGACTGCAGGaattaaagatttaaaataccCCATGCAAATCACACAAGTGACCTGCACACAGCGCAAGAGCTGCTGTCAttggaaaaggaaagctttgtCTTGGGAAGTCTGTGAGCACCATAACCAGTAATGCTTCCCAGGCGTTTTATAATTCGTGTCACAGTGCAAAGCACAAATTTAACCTGAACATTACAGGaagcaagaaacagaaattacaggAATATCCCAACCTACAAATGTAAACAGTCTCTAGGCATCCACACCTGTTTTTCTCCAGTCACTTCCCTGCTTGGACTGTCCTTCCTTCTCTCACCATCTCTCCAACATTGGTGCTCTGACATTCAGGTAAGTAGGTGAAGTTTCTAAGTGGCCACTCAGATTCTCATCTCTGTATGTAAAGAGGCAGAGCAGAATCAAATAAAAACTTACTGTTTCATAAATTTCTGTTataatagaattttcagggttggaagggacctttaaagtcatccagttccaacccccctgccatgggcagggacacctcccactagatcaggttgctcagagccctctccatcctggccttaaaaacttccagggatggggcttccaccacctctctgggcaacctgttccagtgtctcactaccctcatggtgaagaacttcttcctaacttccaatctaaacctgTCCTACTCTAGTTTGTGTCCATTCCCCCAAGTCCCATTACTACCCGACATTGCAAagagtccctcaccagctttcctgtagcccccttcagatactggaaggctacaataaggtctccttggagccttctcctcttcagatgaataaccccaactctctcagtctgtcttcacaggagaggtgctccagccctctgagcatcctcttgGCCGTTCTCTtgacacactccagcacatccatgtccctcctgtaacaggggctccagaactggatgcagtaccccaggtggggtctcacaaatgcagagtagagggggagaatcactccccttgacctgctggccacacttatcttgatgcagccaaggatccaGTTGGCTCgctgggctgcaagtgtacactgacagctcatgttgaacttctcatccaccagaacccccaagtccttttcctcagggctgctctcaagccagtcactgcccagcagtgttggtgcttgggattgcctctatccagatgcaggaccttgcacttggtcttgttgaactttaTGAGGTTagcatgggcccacctctccagcctgttaAGGGTTGAAAAAGCATTGCTAAGTCCGAAGGAACAgataaactttaaaaacaaatgtaaatcAAACTTGGGTTGtctgatttgtttttctccccGCTAGAAGTGCCTTTAACATTCGTTTTAAGCAGAAGATGGGTAATAAATACTTCCCTTTGACAACCATGATTTTCTTAATGTAAGTTCCAGTCTTGCAAAAGGGATACAGATATACACTGGATTCACTTAGGGATGCAGCTTGAATGTCTGCATGACCAGGCTACTGGCTTTCTCTGCACAACAGCTGAAGGCTTTTAGCAGTATTCTTGTCCTTTTGTTTCAATTCTCCCTCCCACACTTTGATGGACAAAGCCCCCACCCGCCTCCATCAGTGTTAAATGAGCCTCAGGTGGAAGGGGAAGagcacaagcagcagctgcctgcataAAGAAGGGGAGCTGAGGGCTTGTTTAGTTCTTGCTGGGCTATAAACAGCAGCATGGACGTTAGTTTTGAGGGGCTCTAATAGGGTAGGAATAGCTTGGGTTTTGTAGAgcttctttatttaattttttttctttcctccattactaaaattaaataattctcGGAGGTTTGGGCCTGGGAGAGTGAGAGTCTGCTTTTTGGTGCTTCCAAGAGCTGTCTGTTCTAGATGGGAACTGAAGAGGGCTCCAGTGTTCTGGaagttttctgaatttctaGGCTGAACTGCTTGCTATTTTGTAACAGGTCTTCAAGCCaatgtggtttggggttttttctgtaactttgaAGGGTTTAAATTTTCTTAAAGAGCGGGGCTCCTGtcttttattcttctgtgttctttgatttcttttttttcttttttacaagcTAGGTGTGACAGGGTTTTATCACTTGCATGGCTTGGGATGGAATGAACTTAACTGTTAAGTTACCTAGGGAAATACATAGGTGTGGGAGGAAGGTTCCTTTGTCTTGTGAATTTTGTATGCATCTAAATGAACTTATACATAGGaatttagtttctttttgttAACTATCCTTTAACTTAAGCACAAGAATCATGGCGCCACTGAAATATTTGGTTTGTTACCCTAGCTGTAATTAAGTGTTGTATAGTAAAAATCCCAAATTGATAGAGCTGTTATTATGTTTTGAAATACAATGTATGTGTTTGCATTAGGTATGCTTTCTTCACAAAGCACCAAAGCTCTGTTTGTGTAAAACCTTCTATTgctttttggtggtttttgttgaGGGGGCCTCTTACCCAAGGTTATTGACTGAAGGATGGTTTTAAACAGATTGGAATCCTACTTATATGGATGTGTGCATATAAGAGTACATTAAAGCTACTGGTCCTGCGAGTGTCCTGTGGATTTAAACTGTATTACAAGATGCGTTTAAAGTGACAATATTGAGAGCTGCCTATAAAGAGCTTGCTTAGTTTAGGAGAACTAAAGCTTTTGACCTTGATAGTAATGTCAGTTTTCTACTTTCAGtttggaaaatgtttgttttctggaaagatATGATTTTATTTGGCTGGTAGAGAAATATCTGCTGAATTCTGACACAGCTTAAAAATCATGAAGTCCCACAATTTGAAAGTGGCTGATTCTGATTATTTATCTCTTTCAGTGTTTAATCAAAAAATGAATACTGCTTCAACTTCAGAAAGTGGATCATATTCCACAAACAACACCCGACCCTTTTTTTATGCGCACCCAACAGCACAACAGCCTTTTCCAAATCCGTGGTACCTCAGTCATGCATACAATCCATACTATGTACCTGCTTCAGGTAAGGTAAATAACAGCTGTCTGTCATAGTTTTGCTTAGTAAATTACTTCTAGAGTGAAGTGTAGCTATGTTAACAAGCTTCTTGGGAGTTTAGGGGGAAATTAAGTTAATGTTTTAGTTTTCAAAGATGTGGTTTATGAAGTGTGGTATGAATATGTAATTTGTGTGCTGGAAAGCTTCTGTTTCTGGGAAATGGAAACTAAGCCAAGTAATAAGTGGCTGTCAGAGTTCTGAAGTGGGCCTAACAATTAGTACGTGCATATGTGTTGTGTATATATTTGCATGTGTTGTAAGTATGGATAAATATAGGCAAcccccacagaaaaaaatattggtaaATACATCTTGTAAATAGTGTACCTAGTTAACTTTTATCTGGAGCTGTCTCTTCAAGGGACTATTCTATAACaatagcaacaacaacaaaagtaCAGAAAGTCAATTGGTGTGTGTTTCAAGGAAAAAAGTCAAGCTCTGAGGAGTAGCTGTCCAGATAAGTTATTCTGTAAAAAGAAACTCTCTAGGACTTTCTACCAAATGTGCTTCTGAACATTGAAAGCTGGAGTGGTTTACTTGTATATGTGTCTTATATGGTGGCTGTCTCTGTGTATACCAGCACTTATTATTTAGAAATACttatttcaggaagaaaacatatttgcccttatgtttttttttcttctcctcctcctcaatATCTAGGCTTCCGAAGTGGAAATCCATATTTTCCATATTATTCTGTTGCACTTCATGAGTACCCTGGATTTTTTGTTCCCCAGCATCCAGCGCATGCAAGAATTAACAGAAgagctttttttaatgctccCCCACCTTCCCCTATGTTTTATCATGCAACAAGATTTAGACACTATAGTACCCCTGGGAGAAAAATGGAGACAAAAGAAACGCAGACTGATCCTAGACAGcctgaaaacaagcaaaaaaagcatcaaGATATCCATATGGAAACGAAAGGTTGTGATGCAGGAAATATGGCCTGTGTTTCTTCTGGTATAGGAACGGAGACTGAAAGTACCTCAGAGAAACAAGACTCATCTGGATCTTCCATTGCAGTAGACAGAGAGTTTCCTAACAAGAGCCCTTCCAAGTCTACACAGTATAGAAATCTCCCTACTGGAAGCTATGCCTTTGAGAAGGAAGAAGTGAGGATAGAATATGGAAATGGCTCTCCAGCTATTCAACTGTGGAAGTCCTTTAAAGAAACTATCCCTTTGTATGATGTGGCCAGTGGCAAACCAGTCCCAGACAATATAGTGCAGcgtgatttattttctgttagcTCATGTGAAGGAATGCTATATAGCCCTCatgaaggggagaaaagggtACCAGGAGCTTACTTAGATGAGAGAAAAGCTGTTCTCACCTCAAAACAGGGTGCTGAAACTGTGCAAGAAAAAGAGGTCAAAAATAATGAAGTGCAGCTGGATGCAGAAAAACAGGGGAATACAAGTCAGTGGGGAAAATCTCCCCCAGGTGAGGCTGTGGTGGTGCAAATGGCAGAACTGGCAAGATCTATTAGCATGGATGAACCAGTAGTAAGACAGGATGTGGCTGCAGCTAAGAAATCTAGCTCTAAAAAATCTACAGGCTCAAAAACCTCTCAAGAAGAGCCCAGCTCTAATCAACAAGCAGGACAATTTCCATCTAGTATAGAGGTAATGAGTGACTtgagttttcagcagaaaaggCTGAATTTAAGCCACAATGTAACCAATGAAAGTCAAACAGATAAAAGTATTTGGTGTGAGGAATCAATTGATTATGTTCCCTCTAGCAGCTGGCTGGCTTGCTTGGACAGTATGGATACAAACTACACCTATAATGTTTGTTTGCCACAAAGGAAACGTCAAAGTGTACTCAGTATTTCTTCTGATGACATGTCCTCTAGAGACGAAGGCTCATCAATTGATAATGCCCCAGTATCTTTTTTTGTCCCTGACTGTGTGCTTCAGAAGAGCACATATACTTTCCAGAAAAGTACAGAGGgcttggagaaagaaaaaataaaaagtggtgGGTCCCTTAATGAGGATGAAGTTGTAGGAAGGGAGCAGGTGAACAGCTTGAATGACCAATATGTCAAAAACTCTTCAACCGTGAAGATTAAAGAGGCTTcctgtaaaggaaaaaagttggCACCTCATCCCAAGTCTTctagtcagaaaaaaattgattccCTCAAGCAAAAAACAGCTAAGAGTTTGTCAGAAGTTGAGGACTCTGAAGAATACCCTGTAAGGGGAGAAGAGAATGAtgaagatggagaggagaacgacaatgaggaagaggaggaggaagatgatgatgaCAACATGGATGAAATTGAGTATTTCTTTGAAGAAGCCACTCCATTTGGAATCTTGACATCTAGTAAAGGACGTTTCTACCAAGTTGGGCAGAGGCTACTTTGGAAACCACCTAAAAATGTTATACCAGCTCAATTAATTAGCTGGCCTGctcaagagaaaataaaaactaggAGTGGGCTTGGTGAAAGCATTGGTGTAGTTTACAAGCCAAAGGAGAAAGGACAAGATGAAGCTGTGTACAGTGACTGTGGGTATTATGGAAGAAAGAGGCCTATGGCAAGAAAAGGACTTGAACACCAGCGAATGCTACGGAAATTCTTGGGAGGTAAGCAGATTGCTCAACAGAACACACAAAGAACACCTAATTGCAGTTGCAAATTGTAGTTTGAACCAGGGGTACAAGTGGAGCTTCAGGTCTGGCTTAAGGGTGAGAAGTACTGCAGAATAGCTTATTTTGAGGCAGAGGGTGTTTCTTATGATTGGTTTTTTAACTGTTGCATGAGGATTCTGCATTGTCACAACCAGCAGAGAATTTTGCAGAAACTCCTGTGAGTTAGATTTGATATACTTGCCTTTCTGATGAGTATGGCAATTAATAAATTGCCACTAATTAATAAATTGCCATTTGAAAAGACTCTTAGCTATGCATTTACCATTGTTTAACAATAGCTCATAAATCCAGCAGTTAAATTTACACAGACATTCTCACTTTCCCATCAAAGACCCATGCCAGGTGGATTAAACAGGATTAAGATCATTATAATGTGGTGGCCATGCCCTGTGTAGTGGagtcaaacttttttttttttgtggttattGCTCTTGTACTGgtagcaaaaaaaattctgatttgttttcatAAAGTGTGAAACTATTAAACATTATCTGGAGAAGAATGATTAATCAAAGGTAGATATTGGTAGAAATTGGATTAATCTGAACTGAGAATAAGCAGTTATGTTATCAGTTGGGGCTCATAAGTGCTTCAGTTCATGGCTGCTGATTTGTGTCTTGTATTGTGAACAGCATCAACTAATGATAGTATAGAACAGCATCTACAAATAATAGACtctatattattttctttctgcacaatGTGTAAACTAAGCAGCTTGTAAGTTTTGTCAAGTGGGGTCTCCTAAAAaacaaggtttttatttttatagaagcTTACAATTAGATTTTGTAGCTAGCTTTACATTCCGAGTGGTGAATCAAACAGTATATTGACATTAGCAAAACTAAGTACTGACTttaaatcaacttttttttcattaggaaGGCTTTTAAGGGAGAACATGGGGATGCCACCTGAAGAGTACTGGATTAGAAGTGGTGCTAAACCCAAATTTACCAGCCAAACACATGGTAATCTCTCACCCTCAGCCAAAAACACAGAACAAGGTACAACTTACAACTTCCTTTCTCcatgtttttctgttcttaagGAATATGATAGAAAACAGCAAGCTTATGATACTTGGATAAGATATTAAGATAACATCGATTCCATTGGTTTAATATTGATTAGATGCACATCTCAGGTTATGTTTATATCCTTTTCAAACACAGACATGTAAAAAAAGATGCATTATAGATACTTTCTTAAAAGTACCATGGGAAATTAAAGCATCAAATGCTTTGTGGCCAAGTAAAGCCCTTCTTTGCCCAAAGTTGCTGCTTCTGTGAACTGTAGTATTAATAATTTCCCCAGCTAATGCTTCTCTTGAGTGCACATGCAGTGGTAGTTCCTAATTTTGATGAGTAGAACATATAGGATGTCCTATGTGATTATTACAGAGGCCAATGTTGAGAGAAACCAGCATGGACCAATCATGGTCATCTGAGTGCAAATAATGTTTGTGATTAAGGAAGAGATGAACAAATCAAAGTTAGTCTGACAAAGTGAAAGGCTAGATAGCTGTAAAGCGTTCTGC
This DNA window, taken from Calypte anna isolate BGI_N300 chromosome 2, bCalAnn1_v1.p, whole genome shotgun sequence, encodes the following:
- the LOC103537128 gene encoding uncharacterized protein LOC103537128, whose protein sequence is MNTASTSESGSYSTNNTRPFFYAHPTAQQPFPNPWYLSHAYNPYYVPASGFRSGNPYFPYYSVALHEYPGFFVPQHPAHARINRRAFFNAPPPSPMFYHATRFRHYSTPGRKMETKETQTDPRQPENKQKKHQDIHMETKGCDAGNMACVSSGIGTETESTSEKQDSSGSSIAVDREFPNKSPSKSTQYRNLPTGSYAFEKEEVRIEYGNGSPAIQLWKSFKETIPLYDVASGKPVPDNIVQRDLFSVSSCEGMLYSPHEGEKRVPGAYLDERKAVLTSKQGAETVQEKEVKNNEVQLDAEKQGNTSQWGKSPPGEAVVVQMAELARSISMDEPVVRQDVAAAKKSSSKKSTGSKTSQEEPSSNQQAGQFPSSIEVMSDLSFQQKRLNLSHNVTNESQTDKSIWCEESIDYVPSSSWLACLDSMDTNYTYNVCLPQRKRQSVLSISSDDMSSRDEGSSIDNAPVSFFVPDCVLQKSTYTFQKSTEGLEKEKIKSGGSLNEDEVVGREQVNSLNDQYVKNSSTVKIKEASCKGKKLAPHPKSSSQKKIDSLKQKTAKSLSEVEDSEEYPVRGEENDEDGEENDNEEEEEEDDDDNMDEIEYFFEEATPFGILTSSKGRFYQVGQRLLWKPPKNVIPAQLISWPAQEKIKTRSGLGESIGVVYKPKEKGQDEAVYSDCGYYGRKRPMARKGLEHQRMLRKFLGGRLLRENMGMPPEEYWIRSGAKPKFTSQTHGNLSPSAKNTEQGCPPLVKPKKKRVGKPPSKRRDTRSEVEEVWEVPRSSVHRGRGARKSLYKRR